The Megalobrama amblycephala isolate DHTTF-2021 linkage group LG13, ASM1881202v1, whole genome shotgun sequence genome contains a region encoding:
- the prdm1a gene encoding PR domain zinc finger protein 1a: MCGWDQSVLAASHHSSAMLTTEGAPYTADNEELKMDVEDVDMTKWTEDEFEEKCTYIVKDHTWEGPLENTGLTRAEASLPRNLAFKHPADSKEVIGVVSREYIPKGTRFGPLVGESYTAENVPKDANRKYFWRIYSNGEFRHFVDGLDEEKSNWMRYVNPAHSQQEQNLAACQNGMSIYFYTVKAIPADQELLVWYCPEFARRLNYPASGEIMMQKLKQSLIEAKQQATEVKHPVKREHSVSEILKDVLQEPSRPLPTHPRCPNSPDRPLYPSAVYPLRPSLNEDFLKGTTVFGLPTRSHRQCSATPSPSAHSSPERSPESSPAPASLEQRDSLLSFSPALYSRGLTHYHGYSPAGSMPFYPNPHYSRYLMPHYPVSSLSGPPTLGGIFPHMYPFYSSLVPPHVPFPPGMLPSESGRQFLLPPDSPAPRDILLPAATSAFSAATSLKDKPILGHGHPYAPAGGSPTAGSAASTGRVPTKPTSAILSTSRTEDEAINLSKMKRGSAGYKSLDYPLKKQNGKIKYECNVCTKTFGQLSNLKVHLRVHSGERPFKCQTCNKGFTQLAHLQKHYLVHTGEKPHECQVCHKRFSSTSNLKTHLRLHSGEKPYQCKICPAKFTQFVHLKLHKRLHTRERPHQCPHCHRNYIHLNSLRLHLKGYCLAVSPSPSCSLDELNRVNEEIERFDISDNADRLEEMEGFDIEGMVEKQIFGLLWQEMDFKASYHTGSTGGDRHPPPPALSAYRLNDHGSESSVIKVHCSSPIQLLPIKVKKETEEAMET, from the exons GCTGCTTCTCATCACAGCTCGGCAATGTTGACTACTGAGGGAGCACCCTACACCGCTGACAATGAGGAGCTCAAGATGGACGTAGAGGATGTAGACATGACAAAATGGACGGAGGACGAGTTTGAGGAGAAATGCACGTACATCGTAAAGGACCACACCTGGGAGGGTCCTCTGGAGAACACAGGACTGACCCGGGCCGAGGCGTCCTTACCCCGGAACCTGGCCTTCAAACACCCAGCAGACTCCAAAGAG GTTATTGGTGTAGTAAGCAGAGAATACATCCCCAAAGGCACACGCTTTGGCCCCCTTGTGGGAGAAAGTTACACTGCAGAAAATGTCCCCAAAGATGCGAACAGGAAGTACTTCTGGCGG ataTACTCAAATGGAGAGTTCCGTCATTTTGTGGACGGACTGGACGAAGAGAAGAGCAACTGGATGCGTTATGTGAATCCAGCTCATTCCCAGCAGGAACAGAACCTCGCTGCCTGCCAAAACGGCATGAGCATCTATTTCTACACCGTGAAGGCCATTCCTGCAGACCAGGAGCTACTGGTGTGGTACTGCCCTGAGTTTGCCCGTCGTCTCAACTACCCTGCCTCTGGAGAGATTATGATGCAAAAGCTCA AGCAGAGCCTGATTGAAGCCAAGCAGCAAGCGACTGAAGTCAAGCACCCAGTGAAAAGAGAGCACAGCGTTTCAGAGATTTTAAAAGACGTGCTGCAAGAACCCAGCAGACCACTTCCCACCCATCCCCGCTGCCCCAACAGCCCGGACCGACCTCTTTACCCCAGTGCTGTCTATCCACTCCGCCCTTCCCTAAACGAGGACTTTTTAAAGGGCACCACAGTATTTGGCCTCCCGACCCGCTCCCACAGACAGTGTTCAGCGACGCCCAGCCCTTCTGCACACAGCAGTCCCGAGAGGAGTCCAGAAAGCAGTCCTGCACCTGCATCCCTTGAACAAAGAGACAGCCTTCTCTCCTTCTCTCCAGCACTCTACAGTCGTGGCCTGACCCACTACCATGGCTACTCGCCAGCAGGCTCCATGCCGTTCTACCCTAACCCGCACTACTCACGCTACCTCATGCCCCACTACCCTGTTAGTAGTTTGAGTGGGCCACCTACTTTGGGGGGTATATTTCCACACATGTACCCCTTTTATAGCAGCCTGGTACCCCCTCACGTACCCTTCCCACCTGGCATGCTTCCATCCGAGAGCGGTCGGCAATTTCTGCTTCCACCTGACTCTCCGGCTCCCAGGGACATCCTGCTCCCAGCGGCCACCAGTGCCTTCTCTGCAGCCACTTCTCTGAAAGACAAACCGATCCTCGGGCACGGGCACCCCTACGCTCCAGCCGGTGGGTCTCCAACAGCCGGCTCCGCAGCCTCTACGGGACGTGTTCCTACCAAGCCTACCTCAGCGATTCTGAGTACCAGCCGCACGGAGGATGAGGCGATCAATCTCAGCAAGATGAAACGAGGTTCCGCAGGCTACAAAAGTCTTGATTATCCACTTAAGAAGCAGAACGGGAAGATCAAGTACGAGTGCAATGTTTGTACCAAGACTTTTGGTCAGCTTTCCAATCTTAAG gtgCACCTGCGTGTCCATAGTGGTGAACGACCCTTTAAGTGTCAGACCTGCAACAAAGGCTTCACCCAGCTGGCCCACCTACAGAAACACTATTTGGTCCACACAGGAGAGAAACCCCACGAGTGCCAG GTGTGTCACAAGCGTTTCAGCAGCACTAGCAACTTGAAAACGCATTTGCGGCTGCACTCTGGTGAAAAGCCCTACCAGTGCAAGATCTGTCCAGCCAAGTTTACACAGTTTGTCCACCTCAAACTGCACAAACGGCTGCACACACGAGAGCGTCCACACCAGTGTCCGCACTGCCACCGCAACTACATTCACCTCAACAGTCTGCGGCTCCACCTCAAAGGCTACTGCTTAGCGGTCTCCCCTTCTCCCAGCTGCAGCCTGGACGAACTCAACCGCGTCAACGAGGAAATTGAACGCTTTGACATCAGCGATAACGCGGACAGGCTGGAAGAAATGGAGGGGTTTGATATAGAGGGCATGGTGGAGAAACAGATCTTTGGCCTGCTCTGGCAGGAGATGGATTTTAAGGCGTCTTATCACACAGGTAGCACTGGAGGAGACCGGCACCCCCCGCCACCTGCATTATCTGCGTATCGTCTGAACGATCATGGCAGCGAGTCCTCTGTCATCAAGGTTCATTGCAGCAGCCCTATCCAGCTCCTACCCATCAAGGTTAAAAAGGAGACAGAGGAGGCCATGGAAACCTAG